A region from the Lolium perenne isolate Kyuss_39 chromosome 4, Kyuss_2.0, whole genome shotgun sequence genome encodes:
- the LOC127296748 gene encoding transcription factor-like protein DPB: MVSGMSHRPDDDASGVPHQPSGAGTPLATPPPSHSASTSGGSAGSPSRSDHNGPSSTAAAGTGPAPAAVTASTPASDGTTSLLLNNLDINGDDAPSSQPPVSIIKKKKRRAASIGPDKGGRGLRQFSMKVCEKVESKVRTTYNEVADELVAEFSDPNNNIEAPDPDNPNAQQYDEKNIRRRVYDALNVLMAMEIISKDKKEIQWKGLPRTSVNDIEELQTELVGLKGRIEKKSAYLQELQDQYLGMQNLVLRNEELYGSGTTPSGGVALPFILIQTRPHAMVEVEISEDMQLVHFDFNSTPFELHDDSYVIKALNSSGKEQNHVTPEPRSNGCEGSSMPDIYRNHVQQSAMANNGTTRLPSSPPVPGILKGRVKHEHQF; encoded by the exons ATGGTCTCCGGCATGTCCCACCGCCCCGACGACGACGCCTCCGGCGTCCCGCACCAGCCGTCCGGCGCGGGGACGCCCCTCGCCACGCCGCCGCCCTCGCACTCCGCCTCCACCAGCGGCGGGAGCGCCGGCTCGCCGTCCCGCAGCGACCACAACGgcccctcctccaccgccgccgccggcacgggCCCGGCCCCCGCCGCCGTGACGGCATCCACCCCCGCCAGCGACGGCACCACCTCCCTCCTCCTCAACAACCTCGACATCAACGGCGACGACGCGCCCTCCTCGCAGCCTCCCGTCAG CatcatcaagaagaagaagagaagagcgGCATCGATTGGTCCTGATAAAGGTGGCAGGGGGTTGCGACAGTTCAGCATGAAAG TTTGCGAGAAAGTTGAAAGCAAAGTCAGAACAACATATAATGAG GTGGCAGATGAACTTGTTGCTGAGTTCTCAGATCCCAATAACAACATTGAAGCTCCAGATCCTGATAATCCCAATGCA CAACAATATGATGAGAAAAATATACGAAGAAGGGTTTATGACGCACTGAATGTTCTGATGGCTATGGAGATTATATCTAAAGATAAGAAGGAAATACAATGGAAAGGCTTGCCTCGGACTAGTGTAAATGATATTGAAGAATTACAG ACGGAGCTTGTTGGACTGAAAGGTAGGATTGAGAAGAAAAGTGCTTATTTGCAGGAGCTACAAGACCAA TATCTAGGTATGCAAAACTTAGTACTCCGAAATGAGGAGCTGTATGGTTCAGGAACCACTCCTTCGGGTGGAGTGGCCTTGCCATTCATACTTATCCAG ACCCGGCCCCATGCAATGGTGGAAGTTGAGATATCAGAAGATATGCAACTGGTGCATTTTGACTTCAATAG CACTCCATTTGAGTTGCATGACGACTCATATGTGATAAAAGCACTGAACTCCAGCGGGAAAGAACAGAATCATGTTACTCCAGAGCCAAGATCAAATGGTTGCGAGGGCTCAAGCATGCCAGATATTTATCGAAATCATGTACAACAATCTGCAATGGCAAATAACGGTACAACCAGATTACCAAGCTCTCCCCCTGTTCCAGGCATACTGAAAGGTCGAGTTAAGCATGAGCATCAGTTCTAG